The following nucleotide sequence is from Alphaproteobacteria bacterium.
TCTTCGGACCGCCACCCGCGTCCTTGGGGAAATCGCCGAAGCGGCGTGAATTCGGCGGCTGAAGCCCTCTCGCTCTCCGCGTTCACGCACCCGCGACGGCGACGAGAGTTCCGTCGGATGCCGATTGGCGCAACTTGATCAGCGGCGCATATTCCGGCGAGCGATGCCATCGCTTGGCGGCGGCCATATCGGGGAATTCGAGGATCACGAGACGATGGGGGCGCCACGAACCTTCGAGCACCTCATGCTCTCCGCCGCGCACCAGGAATCGCCCACCATACTTCTCGATCGTGGCGAGGACCTGCTTGCGATACTCCTGATAGGCGTCGGGATTCTTGACGTTCACGTCGGCGATTACATAAGCAGCCA
It contains:
- a CDS encoding DUF1330 domain-containing protein, with the translated sequence MAAYVIADVNVKNPDAYQEYRKQVLATIEKYGGRFLVRGGEHEVLEGSWRPHRLVILEFPDMAAAKRWHRSPEYAPLIKLRQSASDGTLVAVAGA